In Leptolyngbya sp. SIO1E4, one DNA window encodes the following:
- a CDS encoding triose-phosphate isomerase, with protein MRKIVIAGNWKMYKTQADALAFLQGFMGQLSNTPTNREVVLCSPFTALGALSKNLHGSRVKLGAQNIHWADEGAFTGEISGNMLTEIGVSYVVIGHSERRQYFGETDETVNQRLLAAQRHGLIPILCVGETKAQRDAGETENIISKQLSQDLVEVDQANLVIAYEPIWAIGTGDTCESGEANRVIGEIRKQLANQDVPIQYGGSVKPGNIDEIMAQPEIDGALVGGASLTHDSFGRIVNYV; from the coding sequence GTGCGCAAGATAGTCATCGCTGGAAATTGGAAAATGTACAAAACCCAAGCAGACGCGCTGGCGTTTCTGCAGGGCTTTATGGGGCAGCTATCAAACACACCAACGAATCGAGAAGTTGTTCTCTGCAGCCCGTTTACAGCGTTGGGAGCATTGTCCAAAAATCTTCACGGCAGCCGGGTCAAGCTGGGTGCACAGAATATCCACTGGGCAGATGAAGGGGCGTTTACAGGCGAAATCTCGGGGAATATGCTCACAGAAATCGGGGTGAGCTACGTCGTCATCGGACACAGTGAACGGCGACAGTACTTTGGGGAAACGGATGAAACCGTGAATCAGCGACTACTCGCAGCCCAGCGCCATGGCCTTATCCCTATCTTGTGTGTCGGTGAAACTAAAGCCCAGCGAGATGCTGGGGAAACTGAGAACATCATCAGCAAGCAGCTCTCGCAAGATTTGGTAGAGGTGGATCAGGCCAACTTAGTGATCGCTTATGAGCCTATTTGGGCGATCGGCACCGGAGATACCTGTGAGTCAGGGGAGGCCAATCGCGTGATTGGGGAGATTCGTAAGCAGTTGGCGAATCAAGACGTGCCGATTCAATATGGTGGCTCCGTCAAACCTGGGAACATTGATGAAATCATGGCTCAGCCCGAAATTGATGGCGCCTTGGTGGGAGGTGCCAGCCTGACCCATGACAGCTTTGGGCGCATTGTGAATTACGTCTAA
- a CDS encoding caspase family protein, translating into MAQQFSRRHFLQAAGATLATLGWSQVDVLRRGDRYGRVLAQSTPRKLALLVGINDYPQDGLFPPLNGCVNDVELQYHLLVHRFGFKPSDIVKLTDQQATRAGILTAFEEHLIKQAQPGDVAVFHFSGHGSRVLDPDQDFPDGLNSTLVPVDSLLPAGFPQNGGSVQDITGHTLFLLGSALPTENFTMVLDSCHSGGAKRGNLVIRRRSGGSSLTMDEAELAYQEYWLSQLGLSAEDFIQRRREGIAKGVAIASAKRDQYAADAPFEDFYAGAFSYVLTQYLWQQTGSPSFDSTLGNVARTTTQLSFSNQEPQFETQPGSSYDSLPIYFTQKTTPPAEAVITHIQGGEAEIWLGGIDPRNLAAFEQDAVLAAVDAGGQEQGLIQMTQRQGLIGRGRLLQASLPSGALLQEQVRGVPTNVTLRIGLDESLGRDQASARAALAAIPRIEPMTLGQGEVHYILGRMTSDYRQDLAGQPDIPAENSLGLFSQGLDLVPGSYGNAGESIAAAVERLQPKLRSLLAARIVKLTLNPGSSRLNLSVTMAPEGGGQLVASAFTVRGSSTPPPRPGIEQIPIDTAIQFQIQNQEPRDLYLSVLVIDATGEMAVIFPNQWTASTEATLLPAGQTLLLPNPNQDSFRLVTQAPQGTTEVLIVASSNPLDTALRALQGMATRSGVATGPVGIDDPTQIADNLIQDVSRQSQESNETLPVQPVSVTQLAALSITFDVI; encoded by the coding sequence ATGGCACAGCAGTTTTCACGGCGTCACTTTTTGCAGGCAGCTGGGGCCACCTTGGCGACCCTGGGCTGGTCTCAAGTAGACGTGCTCCGACGAGGCGATCGCTACGGTCGGGTTTTGGCCCAGTCTACCCCCCGCAAACTGGCTCTACTGGTTGGCATCAACGACTATCCGCAAGACGGTCTATTCCCACCTTTAAACGGCTGTGTCAACGACGTGGAGCTACAGTATCACCTGCTGGTACACAGGTTCGGGTTCAAACCCAGCGACATTGTCAAGCTCACAGACCAGCAAGCAACCCGTGCAGGCATTCTGACGGCCTTTGAAGAGCATTTGATCAAACAAGCTCAACCAGGGGATGTAGCCGTCTTTCACTTTTCTGGACATGGATCGCGCGTGCTGGATCCCGATCAAGACTTCCCAGATGGGTTGAACAGTACGTTGGTGCCTGTTGATAGTCTTTTACCCGCAGGGTTCCCGCAGAATGGGGGCTCGGTACAAGACATTACCGGCCACACGCTGTTTTTGTTGGGTAGCGCCCTGCCCACCGAGAACTTCACGATGGTTTTGGATAGCTGCCATTCTGGCGGAGCAAAACGGGGCAATTTGGTGATTCGTCGCCGCAGCGGCGGCAGTAGCCTGACGATGGATGAGGCCGAACTAGCCTACCAAGAATACTGGTTGTCTCAGCTTGGATTATCTGCCGAAGACTTTATCCAGCGTCGTCGAGAAGGCATTGCCAAGGGGGTCGCGATCGCTTCTGCCAAACGCGATCAATATGCCGCCGATGCCCCCTTTGAAGACTTTTATGCAGGCGCCTTTAGCTATGTGTTGACCCAGTATCTGTGGCAGCAAACGGGCAGCCCCTCTTTTGATAGCACTCTCGGCAACGTCGCGCGAACCACAACCCAGCTTTCTTTCAGCAACCAAGAGCCCCAGTTTGAGACACAACCCGGCAGCAGCTACGATAGCCTGCCGATTTATTTCACGCAGAAAACGACCCCACCTGCGGAGGCGGTGATTACTCATATTCAAGGCGGCGAGGCCGAAATTTGGTTGGGGGGTATTGATCCTCGTAATTTAGCAGCCTTTGAGCAAGATGCTGTGCTGGCAGCAGTGGACGCAGGCGGGCAAGAACAAGGGCTGATCCAAATGACGCAACGCCAAGGCCTCATAGGACGCGGGCGCTTGCTGCAGGCGTCTTTACCATCGGGAGCGCTCCTACAAGAACAGGTGCGTGGTGTGCCCACTAACGTCACCCTGCGTATTGGGCTAGATGAATCTTTAGGGCGTGATCAGGCCAGTGCCCGCGCCGCCCTTGCGGCCATCCCTCGCATTGAACCCATGACATTGGGCCAGGGCGAAGTGCATTATATTTTGGGCCGCATGACCTCAGACTATCGCCAAGACCTGGCAGGGCAGCCTGACATCCCCGCTGAAAACAGCCTGGGTCTGTTTTCTCAAGGGCTAGATCTGGTGCCAGGCTCCTATGGCAACGCAGGAGAATCGATCGCGGCAGCGGTGGAGCGGTTGCAGCCTAAGTTGCGATCGCTCCTGGCAGCCCGGATAGTTAAACTCACACTCAACCCTGGGTCTTCTCGCCTCAATCTCAGCGTCACCATGGCACCGGAAGGGGGCGGCCAGCTGGTGGCCAGTGCGTTCACCGTACGCGGCAGCAGCACCCCACCCCCTCGTCCTGGAATTGAGCAAATCCCAATTGATACAGCTATCCAGTTTCAGATTCAAAACCAGGAGCCCCGTGATCTGTATTTGAGCGTGCTAGTCATTGACGCCACGGGGGAAATGGCGGTCATTTTTCCGAATCAATGGACCGCTTCTACAGAAGCGACCCTCCTACCGGCTGGACAAACGCTGTTGCTGCCCAACCCTAATCAAGATAGTTTTCGGCTCGTAACCCAGGCCCCCCAAGGGACCACTGAGGTATTAATTGTGGCCAGTAGCAACCCGCTAGACACCGCCCTACGGGCTTTACAGGGAATGGCCACTCGCTCAGGAGTAGCCACCGGCCCCGTCGGAATTGATGACCCTACTCAAATAGCTGATAATCTGATTCAAGACGTGAGTCGACAGTCGCAGGAAAGTAATGAAACTTTACCCGTTCAGCCGGTGAGCGTGACTCAGTTGGCAGCCCTCTCCATCACGTTTGACGTCATCTAA